A genomic region of Carassius carassius chromosome 13, fCarCar2.1, whole genome shotgun sequence contains the following coding sequences:
- the LOC132156082 gene encoding peroxisomal membrane protein 11A-like: METFISFTNQSQGRDRLFRATQYACALLKYLLRNEVKRKDLVKKLQFLESNMSSGRKLFRLGNTVNSIHAVKSNLHISDPVLRFCLTFANLNRALYFICDNILWARSIGLIRDIDKERWSLNSTRFYFLSLVMNLTRDVYVIIQLMVQKSRDRHYQRKIDQHLNESPDVACVIVPQLDTFLFLLLESLRNEPSVALDTLKNVCDIFIPLDKLGIYQTNAGAVGFCGLISSLLGILSVLRPSLKIKP; encoded by the exons ATGGAAACTTTCATCAGCTTCACTAACCAGAGTCAAGGCAGGGATCGCCTATTCAG agCAACCCAATATGCGTGCGCTTTGTTGAAATACCTTCTGAGAAATGAAGTGAAGAGGAAAGATCTGGTGAAGAAGCTGCAATTCCTGGAATCTAATATGAGCTCAGGGCGGAAGC tattcagGCTTGGGAACACGGTCAACTCGATTCATGCGGTCAAGAGCAATCTTCATATTTCTGACCCCGTGCTGCGCTTTTGCCTTACTTTTGCTAACCTCAACCGTGCCTTGTACTTCATCTGTGACAACATACTCTGGGCCAGAAGTATCGGGCTAATACGAGATATCGACAAGGAGCGCTGGAGCTTGAACTCCACTCGCTTCTATTTCCTGTCCTTGGTAATGAATCTCACCAGAGACGTCTATGTGATCATTCAGCTTATGGTGCAGAAGTCTCGGGACCGACACTACCAGCGAAAAATCGACCAGCACCTCAATGAAAGCCCGGATGTGGCTTGCGTCATAGTGCCTCAGCTTGACACGTTTCTCTTCCTTCTCCTCGAGAGCCTTAGAAATGAGCCGTCTGTGGCTCTCgatacattaaaaaatgtttgcgACATTTTCATTCCTCTTGACAAACTGGGCATTTACCAGACAAATGCAGGGGCTGTTGGCTTCTGTGGGCTTATTTCCTCTCTTTTAGGCATATTGTCAGTTTTGAGGCCCAGCCTTAAAATCAAGCCATGA